From a region of the Paeniglutamicibacter cryotolerans genome:
- a CDS encoding MFS transporter yields MQQNRQRPTRPRIDPAVAAWRNAIFGVFMLCGVGFATWVARLPAVREGMALSTADVGILLLGLAAGSIIGLAFAPGIMVRLGNRGGLRASLSGIGASAVLLGITTDMFEQHGASIIALALFGFCFSVTDVLMNVEGAAVEKACGRTLLPLMHAFFSFGTILGALAGAGAAALRIPVVLNFSFMGVAVAATGLYIVRFLPPSGPVPAPTAEREPWGARMRSSLAVARDPSLALVGLMVAGMAFAEGSANDWLPIAAVDGHGFDEVGGALVYGVFVAAMTVGRVAGGPLIDALGRRRVLLLFGSLGLIGVCQFIFTTGPTTAIIGAALWGLGCSLGFPVGISVAADHPTDAARRVSVVAMFGYSAFLAGPPIIGFLGEHFGILNAFLFVAAMLTLTLLLTPRATRIAEPEAEFQPRARS; encoded by the coding sequence GTGCAGCAGAACCGCCAGCGGCCAACCCGGCCTCGGATCGATCCCGCGGTGGCTGCCTGGCGTAATGCCATCTTCGGCGTCTTCATGCTGTGCGGGGTGGGATTCGCCACGTGGGTGGCCCGGCTCCCTGCCGTCCGCGAGGGCATGGCCTTGTCCACCGCCGATGTCGGCATCCTGCTGCTGGGCTTGGCGGCCGGTTCGATCATCGGCTTGGCTTTTGCCCCGGGGATCATGGTCCGGCTCGGGAACCGCGGCGGGCTGCGCGCCTCGCTGTCCGGCATCGGAGCCTCGGCCGTGCTGCTGGGCATCACCACCGATATGTTCGAGCAGCACGGCGCCAGCATCATCGCCCTGGCACTCTTCGGCTTCTGCTTCAGCGTCACCGACGTGCTCATGAACGTGGAGGGCGCCGCCGTGGAAAAAGCTTGCGGGCGCACACTGCTGCCGTTGATGCACGCCTTCTTCTCATTCGGTACGATCTTGGGCGCCCTGGCCGGCGCCGGCGCGGCAGCGCTGCGCATCCCAGTGGTGCTGAACTTCTCCTTCATGGGAGTTGCTGTGGCAGCCACCGGGCTCTATATCGTCAGGTTCCTTCCTCCCTCCGGTCCGGTCCCCGCGCCAACTGCCGAACGCGAACCCTGGGGCGCCCGGATGCGTTCCTCGTTGGCGGTTGCCAGGGATCCGAGCCTGGCGCTGGTCGGACTCATGGTTGCCGGCATGGCCTTTGCCGAGGGTTCCGCCAACGACTGGCTGCCCATAGCCGCCGTGGACGGCCACGGCTTTGACGAGGTTGGCGGCGCACTGGTCTACGGCGTGTTCGTCGCGGCGATGACCGTCGGACGCGTGGCGGGCGGGCCGCTGATCGATGCCCTAGGACGACGCCGGGTACTACTGCTGTTCGGCTCCCTGGGCCTGATCGGGGTCTGCCAGTTCATTTTCACCACCGGCCCCACGACTGCCATCATCGGTGCCGCACTGTGGGGCTTGGGCTGCTCGCTAGGATTCCCGGTGGGCATCTCGGTGGCTGCCGACCACCCCACCGACGCGGCACGCCGGGTCAGCGTGGTGGCCATGTTCGGCTATAGCGCGTTCCTTGCCGGGCCACCCATCATCGGATTCCTCGGCGAACACTTCGGCATCCTGAACGCGTTTCTCTTTGTCGCTGCGATGCTCACCCTGACCCTGCTGCTCACGCCCAGGGCCACCCGGATCGCCGAACCCGAGGCCGAATTCCAGCCCCGGGCCCGCTCGTAG
- a CDS encoding alpha/beta hydrolase, whose translation MKQETSVFSSPADALSLASYAWEDVPGAVRGIVQIVHGAAEHSARYERLAALLNAGGYLVYAHDHRGHGRSITARVPEGEFGAPGWDGLVGDAVAFSRDIARRNPGVPLFLLGHSMGSMAAQELILDNSELYAGLLLSGSTAMDLLAGAVLAAAPPGAGAGGTDLSAFNAGFEQRTGFEWLSRDEAEVDKYVADPLCGFDLKTDLVGVMAGNTRTADPRMLAGIRSGLPILVVSGMADPLAGGGQLVTALADRYGAAGIRDVTLQIYPDARHEIFNETNREDISAFVLSWLENHS comes from the coding sequence GTGAAGCAAGAAACATCTGTCTTTTCATCACCCGCCGACGCGCTGTCCCTGGCCAGTTACGCTTGGGAAGACGTACCTGGAGCGGTACGCGGCATCGTGCAGATCGTCCACGGTGCCGCTGAACACTCGGCGCGCTACGAACGGCTGGCGGCCTTGCTGAACGCAGGGGGCTACCTGGTGTACGCCCATGACCACCGCGGCCACGGGCGATCCATTACCGCCCGGGTGCCGGAGGGTGAATTCGGGGCACCGGGCTGGGACGGTCTGGTCGGGGATGCGGTGGCGTTCTCCCGTGACATTGCTCGGCGGAACCCTGGGGTTCCGTTGTTCCTGCTGGGCCATTCCATGGGATCGATGGCGGCGCAGGAGCTCATCCTGGACAATTCGGAGCTCTACGCCGGGCTTTTGCTCTCCGGAAGCACGGCGATGGACCTGTTGGCCGGGGCCGTCTTGGCGGCTGCCCCGCCGGGGGCCGGGGCCGGGGGCACCGACCTGAGTGCCTTCAACGCCGGTTTCGAACAGCGGACCGGTTTCGAATGGCTCAGCCGAGACGAGGCCGAGGTAGATAAGTACGTCGCGGATCCGCTGTGTGGTTTCGACTTGAAGACCGACCTGGTCGGTGTCATGGCCGGAAATACCCGCACGGCGGACCCCCGGATGCTGGCCGGGATCCGCTCCGGACTGCCGATCCTCGTGGTCTCCGGCATGGCCGATCCGCTGGCCGGGGGAGGGCAGCTCGTCACGGCGCTGGCCGACCGCTATGGCGCGGCGGGGATCCGCGATGTCACGCTGCAGATCTATCCCGATGCCCGGCATGAGATCTTCAACGAGACTAACCGCGAGGACATCTCCGCCTTCGTGCTCAGCTGGCTGGAAAATCACTCCTGA